One segment of Sander vitreus isolate 19-12246 chromosome 20, sanVit1, whole genome shotgun sequence DNA contains the following:
- the rsrp1 gene encoding arginine/serine-rich protein 1 produces the protein MAKGEDSHSEMADVRQRDGINVIFDQNSPASSRSRSPARSSGGGRRSVVSGRHRGRGTHGRRYRSSSSSSSSSRSSSHTRSRSHPRCHRPSSRCRCDNHRRNGRERQPRSRPSSRRYRRSVSRFSQSPPRTHKSGSRSGSSEHSVNLNLDDKELLKTAKANATTILGVEKLELPERILEVEKLELPDCVKPILSEQSVEFKWVSSDTWVRQDPEKTLSQSNEGESDVSSPTMSPKRKISFSLHNSVVKQTVAASSCAKVTSRMDIYESRKPYGHWVPVQSGKTSKARKHRPATSH, from the exons atggcCAAGGGAGAAGACTCGCACTCTGAAATGGCCGACGTTCGTCAGAGAGATGGCATCAATGTAATCTTTGACCAGAACAGCCCTGCCTCATCTCGCTCCCGCTCACCAGCCAGAAGCAGCGGTGGCGGCAGACGCTCTGTCGTCTCTGGTCGCCACAGGGGACGTGGCACACACGGGCGACGTTACAGGTCTTCATCATCGTCTTCATCCAGCAGCAGGTCCTCCTCTCACACCAGGTCCCGCTCTCACCCTCGTTGCCACAGACCTTCCTCCCGTTGTCGCTGTGACAATCATCGCAGAAATGGCCGTGAGCGCCAGCCCCGCTCCAGGCCTTCCAGCCGCAGGTACAGGAGGTCTGTGAGTCGGTTTTCCCAATCCCCACCCAGAACCCACAAAAGCGGCTCAAGGTCCGGATCTTCAGAGCATTCTGTCAACTTAAATTTGGATG ATAAAGAACTCCTCAAAACTGCAAAGGCCAATGCTACGACGATTCTAGGAGTGGAGAAGCTGGAACTTCCCGAGAGGATCCTAGAAGTGGAGAAGCTGGAACTTCCTGATTGTGTGAAACCAATCCTGTCAGAGCAGTCGGTGGAGTTCAAATGGGTGTCGTCAGATACATGGGTGAGACAAGACCCTGAAAAGACTCTGTCACAG AGCAATGAGGGGGAGTCTGATGTGTCCAGCCCAACAATGTCCCCAAAAAGGAAAATCTCTTTCAGCCTTCAT AATTCTGTGGTCAAACAAACAGTGGCAGCTTCATCTTGTGCTAAGGTAACTTCCAGAATGGACATCTATGAAAGCAGGAAGCCCTATGGTCACTGGGTTCCAGTCCAATCAGGCAAAACCTCCAAAGCACGCAAACACAGACCTGCCACATCACACTAG
- the tmem50a gene encoding transmembrane protein 50A, which translates to MGVYELRMCMTELCLSEAKSGLSRGFTSKTENKTIMSGFLDGIRCGDCECNVDWGERRNTIASIAAGVLFFTGWWIIIDAAVKYPDQGQFHHAYHTCGVIATVAFLMINAVSNGQVRGDSYSEGCIGQTGARVWLFIGFMLAFGSLIASMWILFGGFVVPKKPVVYPGIAIFFQNAFIFFGGLVFKFGRTEDLWQ; encoded by the exons ATGGGTGTGTATGAACTGCGCATGTGCATGACCGAGCTCTGTCTGTCGGAAGCAAAGTCAGGCTTATCCAGGGGATTCACATCAAAAACCGAAAATAAAAC AATTATGTCAGGTTTTCTGGACGGAATCCGGTGCGGAGACTGCGAGTGCAATGTGGACTGGGGAGAAAGAAGAAACACAATCGCATCCATAGCAGCAGGAGTTCTg TTCTTCACTGGTTGGTGGATCATCATTGATGCAGCAGTGAAATATCCTGACCAGGGGCAGTTTCATCACGCCTATCACACTTGTGGAGTCATCGCTACAGTGGCCTTTCTCAT GATAAATGCTGTTTCAAACGGCCAAGTGAGAGGAGACAGCTACAGTGAAGGCTGCATTGGACAGACAG GCGCTCGAGTTTGGCTCTTCATTGGCTTCATGCTTGCTTTCGGCTCCCTCATTGCCTCCATGTGGATCCTGTTTGGAGGATTCGTAGTGCCTA AAAAGCCTGTTGTGTACCCTGGTATTGCCATTTTCTTccaaaatgcattcattttctttgG GGGTCTGGTCTTCAAGTTTGGACGTACAGAGGATCTGTGGCAGTAA
- the rhd gene encoding LOW QUALITY PROTEIN: rh blood group, D antigen (The sequence of the model RefSeq protein was modified relative to this genomic sequence to represent the inferred CDS: inserted 2 bases in 1 codon) — MRQLEEKCAGNXCPMAPQYAPSLRSRLAPLLLFLQIGFIFIYAFYIEIESHVKEDGITFSNFYAEFQDVNVMVILGFGFLCTFLVRYGFSGLGFNLLVAVMATQWAIILNGIESWYYRGMIRINLRSLVVAEMCSASALISIGAVLGKTNPVHLVLIALLEVSGFVLNEWLLQTLLKVQPLKSIMLLHIFGAFFGLMLTWILYRKGSEQQFEKEKFDRKTGLFSMLGTMFIWMFWPSFNSVLVDNHTPGRKLGAVFSTYLALAVSAVTAAAVLVLCSPKGKLNPIHMQSSILAGGVAVGVSMSVVHQPWEAMTIGFTAALVSTIGFRYLKIHMLLAFKCHDTCAVLSTHGLAGLLGWLAHLLLQIKDCDDHTTAIQFAVFHICTLFITISLSLSMGIITGLLLKWNFWRPPQDKKCFDDQAFWEFPQLAVRK, encoded by the exons ATGCGTCAGTTGGAAGAGAAGTGCGCAGGGAA ATGTCCAATGGCTCCTCAGTACGCACCAAGTCTGCGCTCCCGTCTGGCAcctttgctgctttttctgcAGATAGGGTTCATATTCATATATGCCTTTTACATTGAGATTGAAAGCCATGTAAAAGAAGATGGGATAACCTTCAGCAATTTTTACGCAG AGTTCCAGGATGTGAATGTGATGGTGATTCTAGGTTTTGGCTTCTTATGCACTTTTCTAGTGCGGTATGGTTTCAGTGGCTTGGGGTTCAACCTCCTTGTGGCTGTCATGGCCACCCAATGGGCAATCATACTCAATGGAATTGAGTCCTGGTATTACAGAGGAATGATCAGGATAAATTTGAGAAG cttggTGGTTGCTGAGATGTGCTCAGCCTCTGCCCTCATTTCAATTGGAGCCGTGCTGGGGAAGACCAACCCTGTCCATCTCGTCCTCATCGCGCTGCTCGAGGTGTCAGGGTTTGTCCTGAATGAATGGCTCCTCCAGACTCTGCTAAAG GTCCAGCCTCTAAAGAGCATCATGCTGCTTCACATCTTTGGGGCCTTCTTTGGACTCATGCTGACCTGGATCCTGTATCGGAAAGGATCCGAGCAGCAATTTGAAAAAGAGAAATTTGACCGCAAAACCGGATTATTTTCTATGTTGG GTACTATGTTTATCTGGATGTTTTGGCCTAGTTTCAATTCAGTCCTTGTGGACAATCATACTCCTGGGAGGAAGCTGGGGGCTGTGTTCAGCACCTACCTGGCCCTGGCTGTCAGTGCTGTaacagcagctgctgtgttgGTGCTCTGCAGCCCCAAGGGAAAACTCAACCCG ATCCATATGCAGTCAAGCATCCTCGCTGGTGGTGTTGCTGTTGGGGTTTCCATGTCAGTGGTTCATCAGCCATGGGAAGCCATGACAATCGGATTCACTGCTGCTCTTGTATCAACAATTGGATTCCGATATCTCAAG ATCCACATGCTGCTTGCGTTCAAGTGCCATGACACCTGCGCTGTCTTGAGCACACATGGACTCGCAGGTCTACTGGGATGGCTAGCACATCTCCTCCTACAGATTAAAGACTGTGATGACCACACAAC AGCAATCCAGTTTGCTGTATTTCACATTTGCACTCTTTTCATCACCATCAGTCTAAGTCTGTCCATGGGAATCATTACAG GGCTACTACTGAAGTGGAACTTTTGGAGACCGCCCCAGGACAAGAAATGTTTTGATGATCAGGCTTTCTGGGAG TTTCCCCAGCTTGCTGTGCGCAAGTAA